One Nicotiana tomentosiformis chromosome 1, ASM39032v3, whole genome shotgun sequence genomic window, TCTGCTTTTCATCTTGCAAGAGAATGTTATATACATTGTCAAGTGAAGGAAGTGGGTTCATCATGAGGATATTACTTCTGACAGTAATGTAAGTATCATTCAGACCCATTAAGAATTGGTGaactttattttcttcatcttcctTTGGTAAACGATCTTTTGCAGCACATGTACGTGTGTTTGCATGATTTGAACCCATAATTCCCAATTCATCCCAAAGTTTCTTTAGCTTGTTGAAATATGATGTTATATCAAGAGGACCCTGACATGTAGATGCTAATTCCTTCTTTATTTCAAATTTTTTTGTCCCATTAATTCCCATATCTACTATTCAATTGCTTCCAAATACTCTCAGCAGTATCAGAATATTGAACACTCAGGTGTGAGAGAGCTAGTTAACCAGGATATAACTATGTTGTTACACCTGCCCCACTACTTAGATACAGGGGAACCCACAGTAGGTTTGGGATAGGTACCATCATGAAAATAATTTTGTTTCTTGCTGACAAGGATACGATAATGCTTCTCCTCCACCAACCAAAACCAGAACCAGAAAAGGGAACAACAACGAGAGACATTCCCGGTATATCAGAGGAATGAAGAAATAACGGACTAGAGGCACGAGGAGTATACTCAGAATCACTAGTATTGCTACTATCACTATTTGTCATGATTGAAAACATACGAAAAATACAAATGTAGCACACCAGAAAGATTATCCCCAAATTAATATGTACATCAGTTGTTATGCAAGCAAAATACTATCAGGAGAACAAGAGCAAGTAATATCATAAGAAGAACTCGGCTTGTAGACTGGATCGACATCAACAGAGAATATTGAAAAATAGAACAGCTTTACCAGCCTTCTTCGCAACCGGAGAAGAATGACCTAGAGAATGAAGATACCACAGCATTGAAATTACACCTCGGAACAGCAAAAGAAACGTCGACGAGCCAGAAACCCTAGTTCTGAAGCTTCTCTTCGAAATCGAAAAATTTCATACAAAAAAAACTCAATCCGACTGGACTCCCATCCAAATAGAGAGATTAGACCGTGAAATCAAAAAACCAATCGAAAAGTAAAAAACTGGTGTGAAGACAAAATATCGGCGAAATCAAACTCGAACAAAATTGGACTAGGGTACCATCGGTGGATTCGAAAACGCAAGATCTACAATAttccttgctctgataccatgaaaaGCTTTGATTTGCAGCGGAATTTGAAGAAGATTATGCTAGGGCTTGAGAGAAAAGAGAGCATTGAGAGAATCAAATATTTTCTTATTCAACTATCAAACTCAAAAGCTACAAGGAAGGTTCCAGATATCATCTTTATACAATGGGCAAAATTGAAAAATCTAGCTATACTAAACTATGGGCTAGACCCGGTCCTAATCTCAAAGTCACTGTGGGCTAGGCCCAATACACATAAATAATCCAAAATAAAACTGATCGGCTACACTGCCTCATGTAACTCCAATAGTTAGAGACCTAAGTAACTCTAACAGTAAATGATACTACttctgtcccaatttatgtgatactTTTTATTTTTCGAGATTTAAAATTCTTAATTTGGACCATGTATTTGGACATagaatattttaatttttcaaaataaatttacaTATTTGGGATCTACGTAAAAAGTATTCTAAattacaataattaataatttaaaatatttataatgcaTATAAAAAACTTGTGGTCAAAAAATAATTTGTTTGACTCTCGAAATTCGAACACTGTCACATAAACTAATCAGCATTATGCGTATTGATCCATATAGTGTTGTTGTCAACACATACAGTATGTATGTGCAGGTTTGGAACTCTCCACTTATACAACGAATTGATCTCAATCTCGTATGAAATCCAAAAGTCAACTATCGCTCAAACTATTTATCGAGTTTTTTCTCAGATACAAAATAGTAAACTTTAAGCatgtgccaatagaaaaatgaaaCTCCTAATTATAAACTGCCAAAATACCCCGTCAGGCGTAAGTAGTCAATTTTGTGGTGGAGTAATATTGTGTCCTCGTGCTAGTCGAGGCTATTGATGGATCACTATCCGTTATTAAATTGCAACTGATGCCCATTTGAATTATAAAGACTTACTATGATTCTAGATTTGTCTtgagaaatgtatatttttagccATTCTTCAAAATAAtagtcaataaaatatatatttatatatatatatatatatatatatatatatatatatatatatatatatatatatgtgtgtgtgtgtgtgtgtgtgtgtatgtgtgtgtgtgtgtgtgtattatatacatacaagatacatattttaatattttatacactttttggTTAGCGAATGTAATTAGTTTCACCGACCAGTTTTATACTTTCTCCTTGTTTTTATGAAGCCAAACACTCAGACATCCAAAAGCCCATTCTTCTCCGTTTGGTTTCTAGTTTGTTCTTGAGAAAAAAATGCGTTTGTATTGTGCTTATTTGAATTTTACTCTTGGAAGaatgattttttaaaaaaatatatcatTTTATAAGGACATATGTTATATATCAATGAACCAATCAAATAAACACCTCTATCCCCGTGTATATTTGTGTCATAACCTTCAGAAAATTAATGAAGTCCAAATATTTAGATGTTGTCATATAGTTAGGATTATGAGAAATGTCACCTGAACAATCTCATTGGCACTAAACTTCTGCATCATCTTTTGTTTCATCCGGTGTTTCCGGATCACTTCTCCAAATTGTCAAGAATAAAAATTTTCATGCAATTTACAACAAACACTTTTCACCCAATCCCATCTTTTTATTAAAGAAATCTTACAGGAATTgtggaaaaaaataatattaaaacaagtAAAAACCGAACCCCATTTTGATCACAATCGATCATATACAATGTTTAACCCCTTTCATCCCCATTCCACATGTCCTTAAACTTGGGTCCAGTTGGTCCTTCCTCACCCAACACCTCATTTGGTAGACTTTTCACAAGTTTCTCAACAGCATTCTTCAGTTTTCCTGGCAAAAATCTCTCCACTTTTTGGAGTTCATTTGCAATATCATAACTGATTTTCGGACCCCATTCTCTAGCATAGTTCAACCATGCTGGCTCAACAATTGTTAAGTATTCAGCAGCAACTATTGAATAGTTTGCTCCAGTGTCCATCATTTGCCCTTTTGCTGTGTCATTTCTTAAGCCTATGTTGTTATTCCCCTGCAGATTTTTTCCTGGTTGGGCATAAGAAGCGTGACCGTGCAACGATGAATAGGCCACGGGTTTGTTACCATTTTGGAATTCAAGCTGAGAAGCACTTACCCAATTTCCTCCACtgtgttgagaaaagtacacacCTTGTAACTCCCCATTGAAGTTGCTAATCCTTAACGTAACATGTTCCCAATCGCCGACATGTTGTCCAATTTTCCCTAATGGAATAGTCATGAATTCAATTTTTGCTCTAGCAGGGCCATTAAAGGGGTAAAATAGCCACAGAGCAATATCAGTATACGTCGCGCCAAACATTGGTTTAATGTGTAAGTAGGCTGTAGCAGCCTGCAAATCTCCTTTTTTGACTTGATCTTTCGCGGAATCATCAGTTGGCAAATCCAACCAAAAAGCACCATCATTTGAACCACCTTGAGGAAGATTTGAACCATTTGACTCAATAGCAACTGGTGCAGATTCTTGACCTTTGGTATACAATAATGCTCCATTCTGAAAAAACCAAGTGACAGAAGAAGGATAATATTGTTCATCAGGATGGAAGTAGTACAAAGGAGAGTAGGCTTGAAATAGTGCTTTAACTTGGTTCAAATTTGGCATAGCAGATAAATTAGCATTGACATTTTTCAAACAAGCTAATGAATCTGCAGTTCCATTATTTGAAGCCACAAAAGCACCAGTAGAGACTCCTAAAGCATTGATTCCTCTGTCTCTTGGTCTTGAAGAATACACATTCAATCCATTATTGCCCCAAATCCAATCATCACTTTCAGACACATCGGTTAAATCAGAACGAACACAACGAATTTTGTCAAGAGAAGGCTTTTGAGGCGACGTTGTTACAACGTGGCCTACGGCTTTATAGCCTTCAGGAGGAATTGGCAGCCAAATATAGCCAACACTATCCTGCTTGATATTCAAGTTCTCACTACTCCATACAAGTGTATAGTCAATTGGAATCTTTAGCGCGTCTCCTTTTGAATCTTTTCCAACAAGAACCGATCCGAAGAGGGGTAAATTGTTAGGTTGGCTATAGGATCCAAGCATAAAGAAGCCATTTGGTAAATTTGATGGTTCAAAGAATGTAGCTCCAAGATCATCTGGTCCACTTTCTTGAGTAGCCCAAACTTTAGCCAATGATGATGTTTGAGACACTTCTAAACCTCCAAGATCAATAACTCCAGTAGCAAAGGCTTGACCTAATATTTAAACAATCAAAATAAACAGAACAATTGATCAAAGTAGCCAAATGAGAAAAGCACAAAAAGGGCCAAAGTCTATTAAATCTTTAAGCGCAAAGCACAACTAAAGCGTGGGCTTTAGCAGAGAAAAGCGACAATGaacaaaatatttacaaaaagataAACATGTATTGCAAGAAAATATAACTATAACACAAACAATAATCACTAAAATTTCAGCCATGACTTTTTCTAATGCAAGTATTAATGATTggtttcacggctcgaaccctcTAATGCTTGTATTAGGACAGACTGTCAACATCATAGCCTTAAGGTGCGGTCTTTCCCCCGACCGTACATGAACGGGATATTTTGTGCATCGGACtgccttttttttttctatttgccAAATATATTTATTGTCTAGTGTTGTTATCTTAAGACATAGCCCATCAATGAAAATAGGCACGCGTCAACTAAGCGAGGCAAATCACACAACTTGGGCTTTACCGAGCTTTAGAATTAAGCGCGCTTTAAGCGAGCCTTTAACAACACCAGAAGTGATCAGATACTAGTAAAGCAAAAATGATAAGATAATGGAAGATTACACATTGATAGACAGAAAGTACCTGAGGGCCAAGTGGGCAACGGAGAAGGAAGCTTAAATGGAGTATCAATTGGACGTGAAATATTGTTGTCATTATCAAGATTTGAACTTCTGTTCCCCATAGTTGAATCTCTCAAGGAATGACTTGAAGGAAGTGCAAGGAATAAAATGAGGCAAGCAACAAATATGTTCTGCAAAAGAGAAGTTGAATAATGTGAAGGAAGAACTAGCTACGATTTATAAGCTAAGAGTTGAATGGGTAAATCGTGCAAGGAAACCTTAGTGTGATggttatatatatactataataataTTCCTAGCCTTGACAAACTTATCTTCCTAGTTGTTGACAATATCAAGAGTATACCTGCCAAAATCTTGGCTTCTCTGCTTTATTTTACAAAATTGGAATTTATATATGCATAAAACAAATTGCACATTGCAAATTCTAGTCAAATGGTCAAGAGGGTTGAGCCAAAGCTTAATAATTTAACACAGGCCATTTCTTAAAAAACACATTTCTTGATCTTGATTTTAATCAGCATCTTCCTTGTACGAATAATAGATATAATTTAGATAGGTAATGTTTCACACGTTTAGGAATATGCTAAACGATGCTATTCATTCCGTTCAAATTCATTGTTGACATTCTTTTTAAATACTAACATGTGTCAGAGTGTTCAATTTTTTAAACTGAAAATTTTCTAATTAACAAAAGATCATAAGAGAGACCAACATTATATTTACTCTTTTTTATTACAATCTTTTCACCATTTTATTTGACTAGACTACAAAGTTTCCTTTTTGTTCTTACATGTTCCCTCAACAAACGCTATCAAGTCAAAATTTCATTTCTCTCTTAAGTTTTATGCAAAAAGAAGCTAATGCAACAAGGAAgtaaaacatttttttttttacagataATGGCAATACCTAATCATAGATTGATAATTGAAACAGTTAGGTAGTCTATTAATATAGATTAACGAAGTCCAGCGGGCTTAAAAATAAAAGGGGCGGCATCAATATAATATTGGAAGTCAGGGGCAACTAATTAACTTaataaatcactaaaataataAGATTAATGTTCGCCTCTTGAGTGATAGCTACTGAAAAGTAAATTAAATTGATAGTTGTCCACTTGTCTTGCTTTCTGTGGTTGAATTCTTGAATACTCGGGTATTTGTGGAATAATATTCTTCAAGCTAAGTTCTTAGCCATATTTGAAGCGATAATCGTTATTTAGATTGCACGTCATG contains:
- the LOC104086727 gene encoding hypothetical protein At1g04090-like, coding for MLPVVIVLYVTVCIGGGDAFDGERKFGRAATLSTPIMSSIFWSQLFLLRTILFKNIFVACLILFLALPSSHSLRDSTMGNRSSNLDNDNNISRPIDTPFKLPSPLPTWPSGQAFATGVIDLGGLEVSQTSSLAKVWATQESGPDDLGATFFEPSNLPNGFFMLGSYSQPNNLPLFGSVLVGKDSKGDALKIPIDYTLVWSSENLNIKQDSVGYIWLPIPPEGYKAVGHVVTTSPQKPSLDKIRCVRSDLTDVSESDDWIWGNNGLNVYSSRPRDRGINALGVSTGAFVASNNGTADSLACLKNVNANLSAMPNLNQVKALFQAYSPLYYFHPDEQYYPSSVTWFFQNGALLYTKGQESAPVAIESNGSNLPQGGSNDGAFWLDLPTDDSAKDQVKKGDLQAATAYLHIKPMFGATYTDIALWLFYPFNGPARAKIEFMTIPLGKIGQHVGDWEHVTLRISNFNGELQGVYFSQHSGGNWVSASQLEFQNGNKPVAYSSLHGHASYAQPGKNLQGNNNIGLRNDTAKGQMMDTGANYSIVAAEYLTIVEPAWLNYAREWGPKISYDIANELQKVERFLPGKLKNAVEKLVKSLPNEVLGEEGPTGPKFKDMWNGDERG